GTGGTTCAATTCCCAAAGAGTATATTCCATCTGTAGAGCAAGGTATCAAGGAGGCTTGTAGTAGAGGGGTACTGGCTGGCTATCCAGTTGTTGATGTCAAGGTGGAGCTTTATGATGGTTCTTATCATGAGGTTGATTCTAGTGAGATGGCCTTTAAGATTGCTGGATCAATGGCCTTGCAAGATGGAGTTAAGAAAGCTGCTCCGGTCATTCTTGAGCCTATTATGAAGGTTGAAGTTACTACCCCTGAAGATTTTATGGGAGATGTGATTGGGGATATCAACGCTAAGCGTGGTCGGATTGAGAAGATGGAAGATAGGGGAACAGCTAAGATTATTACTGCATTTGTTCCACTCTCGGAAATGTTTGGTTATGCTACTAAGCTTCGATCAATTACCCAGGGTCGTGCAAGCTATAGTATGGAGTTTGATCATTATCAGGCGGTTCCAAATAATATTAAAGAACAACTAACCAAGTAAAGTGGATGGGGTTTACTAGAATAAGATAAGTGCGTATAATATAGTAGGTTTAAACTAATTAAGTAAATAAGGAGATAATAAATGGCAGATTTTGTTCGAGATAAGGTACACGTTAATGTCGGGACTATTGGTCACGTTGATCATGGTAAAACAACTTTAACTGCTGCAATCACTTCAGTATTATCAAAAACTGGCCAAGCTCAGGCAAGGAGCTATGATCAGATTGACAATGCCCCAGAAGAAAGAGAAAGAGGGATTACAATTGCGACTTCCCATCAGGAATATGAGACTGCCAATCGCCACTATGCCCACGTAGACTGTCCTGGACACGCTGACTATGTCAAGAATATGATTACTGGTGCCGCTCAAATGGATGCTGCTATCTTGGTCGTTTCTGCTGCTGATGGTCCTATGCCCCAAACTAGGGAACACATTCTTCTAGCTAGCCAGGTGGGTGTTAAGCAGATCGTTGTGTTTATGAATAAAATGGATATGGCTGATCCAGAACTTGCTGAATTGGTAGAGGTTGAAATCCGTGAACTTTTAAGCAAGTATGGTTATGATGGTGATAATGCACCAATTGTTAAAGGTTCTGCATTGAAGGCTCTAGAGGGTGATAGTGAATATGAAAAGTCTATCATTGAACTAGTCAATGATTTGGATAGTTATGTAGATGAGCCAGTTCGTGACACTGATAAAGACTTTCTGATGTCAGTAGAAGACGTGTTTAGTATTAAGGGACGAGGAACAGTAGCTACCGGTAGAATTGACCGTGGTGTGGTAAAAGTTGGTGAAGAAGTTGAAATAGTAGGTATTAAAGATACTCAGAAGACTACCGTTACAGGTGTAGAAATGTTCAAAAAGAATCTAGACCAAGGTCAAGCTGGAGATAATGTTGGAGTTTTGCTTAGAGGTATTGATCGAGAACAAATCGAGAGAGGTCAAGTCCTAGCAAAACCGGGCACCATTACCCCTCATACCAAATTTGAAGCTGAAGTATATGTTCTCAAGAAAGAAGAAGGTGGACGACATACTCCCTTCATTAAGGGTTACAAGCCCCAATTTTACTTTAGGACTACTGATGTTACCGGTGAAATATTCTTGCCTGATGGCGTAGAAATGGTTATGCCTGGTGATAATATTAATATGGATGTAGAATTGATCGCTCCAATTGCAATGGATGAAGGCTTGCGTTTTGCAATCCGAGAAGGTGGTAGAA
The sequence above is drawn from the Candidatus Saccharibacteria bacterium genome and encodes:
- the tuf gene encoding elongation factor Tu, with the translated sequence MADFVRDKVHVNVGTIGHVDHGKTTLTAAITSVLSKTGQAQARSYDQIDNAPEERERGITIATSHQEYETANRHYAHVDCPGHADYVKNMITGAAQMDAAILVVSAADGPMPQTREHILLASQVGVKQIVVFMNKMDMADPELAELVEVEIRELLSKYGYDGDNAPIVKGSALKALEGDSEYEKSIIELVNDLDSYVDEPVRDTDKDFLMSVEDVFSIKGRGTVATGRIDRGVVKVGEEVEIVGIKDTQKTTVTGVEMFKKNLDQGQAGDNVGVLLRGIDREQIERGQVLAKPGTITPHTKFEAEVYVLKKEEGGRHTPFIKGYKPQFYFRTTDVTGEIFLPDGVEMVMPGDNINMDVELIAPIAMDEGLRFAIREGGRTVGSGVVTKIIK